The following proteins are co-located in the Halocatena salina genome:
- a CDS encoding ABC transporter permease, whose product MRKRINTVVADWLRRNSASVLIVVGLLVWWELYSRFFNPRGNAYFPSIAFVIDQTLNYQGLILRGIRITFLEIVTGYALAVVIAIPAGIVVSKSMVIRQSSMPFLVYAYSLPAAILAPIFVLWFDSYVVAASVFVAWVSFFPILINTITGFSHVRQELYHLGEVFGATPSQFVRKIEFWEAFPYSASGLKVAVQQAIVGAIVIEFIATTGGLGYLIVNALDLLRQGLLFGVLIIIICFAVIFYNLTAWLISSVTPPLSQQRSH is encoded by the coding sequence ATGAGAAAACGAATCAACACTGTGGTTGCCGATTGGCTTCGACGGAACAGTGCGAGCGTTCTCATCGTAGTGGGGTTGCTCGTGTGGTGGGAGCTGTACTCCCGATTTTTCAACCCGCGAGGAAACGCGTACTTCCCGTCGATCGCCTTCGTCATCGACCAGACGCTCAACTACCAAGGACTCATACTCCGAGGGATCAGGATAACGTTCCTCGAAATCGTCACTGGCTACGCGCTCGCAGTCGTCATTGCGATCCCCGCAGGAATCGTCGTGTCGAAATCGATGGTCATCCGACAGTCTTCGATGCCGTTTCTGGTGTACGCCTACTCGCTGCCGGCCGCCATTCTCGCACCCATCTTCGTCCTCTGGTTCGACTCCTACGTCGTGGCAGCGAGCGTATTCGTGGCGTGGGTGTCCTTTTTCCCGATACTCATCAACACGATCACAGGCTTCAGCCACGTTCGTCAAGAGTTGTATCATCTCGGTGAAGTGTTCGGAGCGACGCCGTCGCAGTTCGTCCGGAAGATCGAGTTCTGGGAGGCATTCCCCTACAGCGCGAGCGGTCTGAAAGTCGCGGTACAACAGGCCATCGTCGGCGCGATCGTCATAGAGTTCATCGCCACAACCGGCGGTCTCGGCTATCTCATCGTGAACGCGCTTGATCTCCTCCGGCAAGGACTGCTGTTCGGCGTTCTCATCATCATCATCTGCTTCGCCGTGATATTCTACAACCTCACCGCGTGGCTCATCAGCAGTGTCACCCCACCGCTCTCGCAACAGCGCTCACACTAA
- a CDS encoding ABC transporter permease subunit — protein sequence MFETAQYESERRFRGMVVIAAGLAILTGFFVWYFSVLDTESLEQMATSLPPAMLEAFGIETIATIEGFLAVEVYNFLWVLGLGLYFAYTAGGLIAGDVERDRMDLLLSFPVSRSRLLLEKYSSLLPPIVVFNVVVGVVVYGSAVAIGESIDPIHLLLVHALSIPYLLACAAVGTVFTVLLDRADTAKRGAIGLVFALFLLESVTANAERLDWVGKLSPTQYYDPSEILVEGTYALADSGVLLVTTVVLLLCSQLLFKRRDI from the coding sequence ATGTTTGAGACTGCCCAGTACGAATCGGAACGCCGGTTCCGGGGGATGGTTGTCATCGCCGCCGGATTAGCCATCCTCACGGGGTTTTTCGTCTGGTATTTCTCGGTTCTCGATACGGAGAGTTTGGAACAGATGGCCACCTCGCTCCCTCCAGCGATGCTTGAAGCGTTCGGTATCGAGACGATCGCCACCATCGAAGGGTTTCTCGCTGTCGAAGTGTACAACTTCCTCTGGGTGCTCGGTCTCGGGTTGTACTTCGCATACACCGCGGGCGGGCTGATCGCCGGTGACGTCGAACGGGATCGGATGGATCTGCTGTTGTCGTTTCCCGTCTCCCGGTCACGACTCCTTCTCGAAAAGTACAGTTCGTTGCTTCCCCCGATCGTCGTGTTCAACGTCGTCGTTGGCGTCGTCGTGTACGGTAGTGCGGTTGCGATCGGTGAATCGATCGACCCGATCCATCTCCTGTTGGTTCATGCCCTTTCGATCCCGTATCTACTCGCGTGTGCGGCGGTCGGGACCGTCTTTACTGTGCTCCTCGACCGAGCGGATACTGCAAAGCGAGGGGCGATCGGACTGGTCTTTGCGCTCTTTCTCCTTGAGTCGGTCACCGCGAACGCCGAGCGTCTCGACTGGGTCGGGAAGCTGAGCCCCACCCAGTACTACGATCCGAGCGAGATACTCGTCGAGGGAACGTACGCTCTCGCTGACAGCGGTGTTTTGCTCGTGACTACCGTTGTCCTACTGCTTTGTAGCCAGTTGCTATTCAAGCGACGTGATATCTGA
- a CDS encoding ABC transporter ATP-binding protein — MGVIEVNDLTKEYGNVRGVDSLSFTVPESEIFGYLGPNGAGKTTTIRALLGLLTPTSGTATVLGADVRDETALIEAKHHIGYLPADLGFDEAATGNQVLDYHASIKGDSRRDELLETFTPPLKRPIREYSTGNTRMLGIIQTFMHDPDLVIMDEPTAGLDPLKQEEFNEFLRAERKRGTTIFFSSHVLSEVRRVCDRVGILRAGQLVGLEEIEALLDRGGKRVHVVPVDGDSPNVTDLDGAFDVTTVGEEIQFTYTGEYNTLLDELADHDVRDVEISEPALEDVFMHYYGTEQNVSMENADV; from the coding sequence ATGGGCGTGATCGAAGTAAACGATTTAACGAAGGAGTATGGGAACGTTCGCGGCGTCGATTCGTTGTCATTCACCGTTCCGGAGAGTGAAATATTTGGGTATCTCGGGCCGAACGGTGCTGGGAAGACCACGACGATCCGTGCGCTGTTGGGGTTGCTCACACCGACGTCGGGAACGGCGACGGTGCTCGGAGCTGACGTTCGTGACGAGACCGCATTGATCGAAGCCAAACATCATATCGGCTACCTTCCGGCGGATCTCGGTTTCGACGAGGCGGCAACCGGGAATCAGGTCCTCGATTACCACGCGTCTATCAAAGGTGACAGCCGGCGAGATGAGCTTCTCGAGACGTTTACTCCACCACTCAAACGACCGATTCGGGAGTATTCCACGGGAAACACGCGTATGTTGGGCATCATTCAGACGTTCATGCACGATCCTGATCTGGTGATCATGGACGAACCGACTGCCGGACTCGATCCGTTGAAACAGGAGGAGTTCAACGAGTTCCTTCGGGCGGAACGGAAGCGTGGAACGACGATTTTCTTCTCTTCGCACGTGTTAAGCGAGGTTCGCCGCGTTTGCGATCGTGTCGGGATCCTCAGAGCGGGACAACTCGTCGGATTGGAGGAGATCGAAGCGTTGCTCGATCGTGGGGGCAAGCGGGTCCACGTCGTCCCGGTCGATGGAGACAGTCCGAACGTCACAGATCTCGACGGCGCGTTCGACGTTACGACGGTCGGTGAAGAGATCCAGTTTACTTACACCGGTGAGTACAACACGTTGCTCGATGAACTCGCAGATCACGACGTGCGCGACGTCGAGATCAGCGAGCCGGCGCTGGAGGACGTGTTCATGCACTACTACGGTACCGAACAGAACGTCTCCATGGAGAACGCCGATGTTTGA
- a CDS encoding TetR/AcrR family transcriptional regulator gives MAGFTDEERERIREQLIEIGHELLLQYGPKKTTVADITEPTGIAKPTFYQFFESKSDLYLVILQRELEEYMENVRSELLGVDDPQEGLERFFRCYVEFGEENPFIQQTVIKGNYQDILRNVSPDQFAELQHQELAEFVPIIEEFQRRSDGPISEMEPLTVLGIMGGSIGLLILHKDEYERYEQELDGIGDGYYEHVRNVLIETLARGLTTD, from the coding sequence ATGGCTGGTTTCACCGACGAAGAACGAGAACGCATCAGAGAACAACTCATCGAGATCGGACACGAGCTCCTCTTACAGTACGGTCCAAAGAAAACGACTGTTGCTGACATCACCGAACCGACAGGAATCGCCAAGCCAACATTTTATCAGTTTTTCGAATCCAAATCGGATCTGTATCTCGTGATTTTACAGCGAGAACTGGAAGAGTATATGGAAAATGTTCGATCGGAACTGCTAGGGGTGGACGATCCACAAGAAGGACTCGAACGGTTTTTTCGGTGTTACGTCGAGTTCGGGGAGGAGAATCCGTTTATCCAACAAACGGTAATCAAGGGCAACTATCAGGACATCCTTCGTAACGTATCACCCGACCAGTTCGCGGAACTCCAACACCAGGAGCTAGCCGAGTTCGTTCCGATCATCGAAGAGTTCCAGAGACGGAGCGATGGTCCGATCTCGGAGATGGAACCACTCACTGTATTAGGAATTATGGGTGGATCGATCGGGCTTCTCATACTACATAAAGATGAGTATGAGCGATACGAACAGGAACTCGATGGAATTGGAGACGGATACTACGAACACGTCCGGAACGTGTTGATCGAAACCCTCGCACGGGGACTGACGACCGACTGA
- a CDS encoding acetylserotonin O-methyltransferase, producing the protein MPEQAPTPERLRQIGFGFLGSKALLSAVEMGVFTALAQNPSSKTELTDRLGLHPDIAADFLDALVALNLLERDDGVYRNAPDADRFLDQNKETYIGGHFEWANTRMYPLFGNLTETLRTGEPQTAYSEDEDVFDELYGNDELFERFVNGMAGMSAHVAENLAESFEWDAYETVCDVGASKGIVPVTVAEKNDHIEATAFDLPRLEPIATEFIANSGVADRVSFHAGDVFEEELPEHDVFVMGRLLHDFDLTHKKELIQRAYDALPDGGALLVYGTMIDNERRENDGALLTNLYIQVETDGFDYTHEQCQTWLHEVGFSETEACDLPGRESVVIGWK; encoded by the coding sequence ATGCCAGAGCAGGCACCGACCCCAGAACGGCTTCGACAGATCGGGTTCGGATTTCTCGGATCGAAAGCGCTTCTCAGCGCTGTCGAGATGGGCGTGTTCACAGCGCTAGCGCAGAATCCATCATCGAAGACAGAGCTCACTGATCGTCTCGGTTTACATCCCGATATCGCGGCCGATTTTCTCGATGCGTTGGTCGCTTTGAACCTGCTCGAACGAGACGACGGTGTGTATCGAAACGCACCCGACGCAGATAGATTCCTCGACCAAAACAAAGAGACGTACATCGGCGGTCACTTCGAGTGGGCGAACACACGGATGTATCCGTTGTTCGGGAATCTCACGGAAACGCTTCGGACAGGAGAGCCACAGACCGCCTACAGCGAGGACGAAGACGTGTTCGATGAACTGTACGGGAACGATGAGCTCTTCGAACGTTTCGTGAACGGAATGGCAGGAATGAGTGCCCACGTCGCCGAAAACCTCGCTGAATCCTTCGAGTGGGATGCGTACGAAACGGTGTGTGACGTCGGCGCTTCGAAAGGTATCGTTCCCGTAACCGTGGCCGAAAAGAACGATCATATCGAGGCAACGGCATTCGATCTTCCACGACTCGAACCGATTGCAACGGAGTTCATCGCAAACAGTGGCGTAGCGGATCGAGTGTCGTTTCACGCAGGGGACGTCTTCGAAGAAGAGCTTCCGGAACACGATGTCTTCGTGATGGGACGGCTGTTGCACGATTTCGATCTCACTCACAAGAAAGAGCTCATTCAACGCGCCTACGATGCACTACCGGACGGAGGAGCGCTCCTCGTGTACGGAACGATGATCGACAACGAACGTCGGGAAAACGATGGTGCGTTGCTGACGAACCTCTACATCCAGGTCGAAACGGACGGTTTCGATTACACTCACGAACAGTGTCAAACGTGGCTTCACGAGGTCGGATTCTCAGAGACGGAAGCGTGTGATCTCCCGGGACGAGAATCGGTCGTTATCGGATGGAAATAA
- a CDS encoding 5'-deoxyadenosine deaminase has product MILSGSIVVDSSTVIHDGSVVVRGSRIEAVGDRAEVRDQYPDHREEEYDIIMPGLVGGHIHSIQSLGRGIADDTELLDWLFDYILPMEESLTGEEMEIAAKLGYLELIESGTTTAIDHLSVAHADRAFEAAGEMGVRAVLGKVMMDQRSPDGLLEATDRALDESERLIEEYHGSFDDRIRYAVTPRFAVSCTEACLRGARELADAYDGVRIHTHASENRSEIETVKSDTGMRNIHWLDEVGLTGEDVVLAHCVWTDESEREVLAETGTHVTHCPSSNMKLASGIAPVWDYLDRDINVALGNDGPPCNNTLDPFTEMRQASLLQKVERLDPTMTPARTIFEMATINGAVAAGFDRLGALREGWRADIVGITTDCTRATPLHDVFSHLVFSAHGDDVEFSMVDGNVLMQNGELTTVDAEEIRTQANAIDLDLEAAQQTARQLES; this is encoded by the coding sequence ATGATACTATCGGGGTCAATCGTTGTCGATTCGTCGACAGTCATCCACGATGGAAGCGTTGTTGTACGCGGTTCACGGATCGAAGCGGTCGGTGACCGTGCGGAAGTGCGCGATCAGTACCCCGACCACCGTGAAGAGGAGTACGACATCATCATGCCGGGATTGGTCGGTGGACACATCCACTCCATCCAGAGTCTCGGCCGGGGGATCGCCGACGACACCGAGTTGCTCGATTGGCTGTTCGATTACATCCTGCCGATGGAAGAATCACTCACGGGCGAGGAGATGGAGATCGCAGCCAAACTGGGCTATCTCGAACTGATCGAGAGCGGCACCACCACCGCTATCGATCACTTGTCGGTCGCTCATGCGGATCGCGCATTCGAGGCAGCCGGGGAGATGGGTGTCCGCGCCGTGCTCGGAAAAGTCATGATGGACCAGCGATCACCCGACGGACTCCTCGAAGCGACCGACAGGGCATTAGACGAAAGCGAACGCCTCATCGAAGAGTACCACGGTTCGTTCGACGATCGCATCCGGTACGCCGTCACGCCGCGGTTCGCGGTGTCCTGTACCGAGGCGTGTCTTCGGGGCGCGCGTGAACTCGCCGACGCCTACGACGGCGTCCGGATCCACACCCACGCGAGTGAGAACCGAAGCGAGATTGAAACCGTCAAGAGCGATACCGGTATGCGAAACATCCATTGGCTCGATGAGGTGGGACTCACTGGTGAGGATGTCGTGCTCGCCCACTGTGTGTGGACCGATGAGTCCGAACGCGAGGTGCTCGCCGAAACCGGAACGCACGTCACACACTGTCCGTCTTCGAACATGAAACTCGCGTCCGGCATCGCGCCAGTGTGGGACTACCTCGATCGAGACATCAACGTCGCGCTCGGCAACGATGGGCCGCCGTGTAACAACACGCTCGATCCGTTCACCGAGATGCGTCAGGCGAGCTTGCTTCAGAAGGTCGAGCGGCTCGATCCGACCATGACACCTGCACGTACCATCTTCGAGATGGCGACGATCAACGGGGCTGTCGCGGCGGGCTTCGATCGACTTGGGGCGCTTCGAGAGGGATGGCGTGCAGACATCGTCGGCATTACGACGGACTGTACCCGCGCCACGCCACTACATGACGTGTTCTCCCACCTGGTGTTCAGTGCTCACGGCGACGATGTCGAGTTCTCGATGGTCGATGGGAACGTCCTCATGCAAAACGGTGAACTCACGACCGTAGACGCCGAGGAGATCCGAACACAAGCAAACGCTATCGATCTCGATCTCGAAGCAGCCCAACAGACGGCCCGTCAGCTCGAATCGTGA
- the npdG gene encoding NADPH-dependent F420 reductase, whose amino-acid sequence MEIALLGGTGDIGEGLALRWARDTDHTVVVGSRDSEKATHRADDYRTLLDERGVEHDVIGVDNETATERADVVVLSVPPEYAVSTVETVSNGLTSDDVLVSPAVSMDRDGAGFHATPPEDGSVAQAVAGAAPDVPVVGAFQNLAAGALSDLDTELRTDTVVTGDDPEATALVRSLAEEIDGLRALDGGPLAVTALVESVTPLLINLAMNNEGMHDLGVRFQ is encoded by the coding sequence ATGGAGATCGCACTCCTTGGCGGAACAGGTGATATCGGTGAAGGACTCGCGTTGCGCTGGGCTCGGGACACGGACCATACCGTTGTCGTCGGCTCCCGTGATTCCGAGAAAGCGACCCACAGAGCGGACGACTACCGAACGCTGCTCGACGAGCGCGGTGTCGAACACGACGTGATCGGGGTGGACAACGAGACAGCCACGGAGCGCGCGGACGTGGTCGTTCTCAGCGTTCCGCCGGAGTACGCCGTCTCGACCGTCGAAACGGTCTCGAACGGACTCACCAGCGACGATGTGCTCGTTAGTCCCGCTGTGAGTATGGACCGCGACGGGGCTGGATTCCACGCGACACCACCAGAGGATGGCTCCGTCGCCCAAGCCGTTGCTGGGGCTGCACCCGACGTTCCGGTTGTCGGTGCGTTCCAGAACCTCGCTGCTGGCGCGCTCAGCGATTTGGATACCGAGCTTCGAACCGATACCGTGGTGACCGGTGACGATCCCGAGGCCACGGCGCTCGTGCGATCGCTCGCCGAGGAGATCGATGGACTACGAGCGCTCGATGGGGGACCGCTCGCGGTGACGGCGCTCGTCGAAAGCGTCACGCCGCTGTTGATCAACCTCGCCATGAACAACGAAGGAATGCACGATCTCGGTGTCCGATTTCAGTAA
- a CDS encoding Rid family detoxifying hydrolase, protein MKRVISTESAPTAVGAYSQATTDGNVLFTAGQLPMTADGELLDDESVAVQTEQSLSNVAAILEQEGLEMTDVLKVTVFLDDIEDFEEMNDAYSTFFEEEPPARSAIEVANVPKGAAIEIEAIATTD, encoded by the coding sequence ATGAAACGCGTGATCAGCACGGAATCGGCACCTACCGCGGTCGGTGCGTACAGTCAGGCAACGACGGACGGTAACGTTCTGTTTACTGCGGGACAGCTGCCGATGACCGCCGATGGGGAATTGCTCGACGACGAATCCGTCGCTGTCCAGACCGAACAATCACTGTCAAACGTCGCGGCGATTCTCGAGCAGGAGGGACTGGAGATGACTGACGTCCTCAAAGTCACCGTTTTTCTCGACGATATCGAGGATTTCGAGGAGATGAACGACGCCTACAGCACGTTCTTCGAGGAGGAGCCGCCTGCCAGAAGTGCCATCGAAGTCGCGAACGTCCCGAAAGGTGCGGCCATCGAGATCGAAGCCATCGCAACGACTGACTGA
- a CDS encoding S1C family serine protease — protein sequence MKDHLSRRQYLGVITGTMTGLAGCSDVFGGLNLNSSNESTPTPTSDQPTSTPEATDTEYTRVYRDTISSVVQLSVTNAAGQDGQGSGFLFRDRHIITNAHVVSDMNEVHVRFSKGEWRSASITGVDPSSDLAVVTVQQLPDYPTPLSLRSDQPPVGTEVVAIGTPFGLEGSMTAGLVSGVDRLIPAPNDYTIPDAIQTSAPVNPGNSGGPLMDLAGQVVGVVSSGGGDNLAFAISAALIERVVPALIENGTYDHAALGVTVQSVTPEIAQQLGLDQPQGVVIRSVQSSAADVLQQEDVIVRVEDTPINSRQELASFLALKTTPGDTIQITVIRDGTRQTVSVTLGTRSNRNNPNF from the coding sequence ATGAAAGATCATCTGTCGCGCCGTCAGTATCTCGGTGTGATCACAGGAACCATGACTGGTCTTGCGGGCTGTTCAGACGTATTTGGAGGTTTGAATTTAAATTCATCAAATGAATCGACGCCGACTCCCACTTCTGATCAACCGACGTCCACCCCCGAGGCGACTGACACGGAGTATACGCGCGTTTATCGAGACACGATCAGTTCGGTCGTACAGTTGTCGGTCACGAATGCAGCCGGTCAGGATGGGCAAGGCTCGGGATTTCTATTTCGAGATCGCCATATAATCACGAACGCACACGTGGTCAGTGATATGAACGAGGTCCACGTGCGGTTTTCGAAAGGCGAGTGGCGGTCGGCGTCGATCACCGGCGTTGATCCATCCAGCGATCTTGCGGTCGTCACAGTGCAACAACTGCCCGACTATCCGACGCCCCTCTCGTTGCGTAGCGATCAACCTCCGGTCGGAACCGAGGTGGTCGCCATTGGAACCCCGTTCGGTCTCGAGGGGTCCATGACGGCCGGTCTCGTCAGCGGAGTCGACCGATTGATTCCGGCTCCGAACGATTACACGATTCCCGATGCGATCCAAACCAGTGCGCCGGTCAATCCGGGAAATTCGGGGGGTCCACTGATGGATCTCGCTGGACAAGTGGTTGGCGTCGTCTCCAGTGGTGGTGGCGACAACCTTGCGTTTGCGATCTCTGCGGCCCTGATCGAACGGGTCGTTCCGGCACTTATCGAGAACGGTACGTATGACCACGCTGCCCTCGGTGTTACGGTGCAATCCGTTACCCCCGAGATTGCCCAACAGCTCGGTCTCGATCAACCCCAGGGCGTGGTCATCAGAAGCGTTCAAAGCTCCGCTGCTGACGTGCTCCAACAAGAAGACGTTATCGTCCGTGTCGAAGACACCCCGATCAACAGCCGTCAGGAACTAGCTTCGTTTCTCGCACTTAAAACCACCCCCGGTGACACCATCCAGATCACCGTGATCCGTGATGGAACGCGTCAGACCGTCTCCGTTACGCTCGGTACGCGTTCGAATCGGAACAATCCTAATTTCTGA
- a CDS encoding helix-turn-helix domain-containing protein has protein sequence MKTVTVQSIDLTLSLPESMQLSVSDAVSEVAVREELLSWHISESSDRMWVLARVVGDRTAITEAVTRLTVVHRSSFMAIDHETFYVYAEMAVREADRALWTAVERPGTVIVPPIVYTDTGIVQLTVLGEDTVLRRIVEHLPNEIVVSVDRVSEHRHADRSLADRLTPRQLEAVTIAHDRGYYDVPRTASLEAVADALDCSESAASGLLRRAERALVSTALGR, from the coding sequence GTGAAAACGGTAACTGTGCAGTCGATCGATCTCACCCTTTCTCTTCCGGAATCGATGCAGCTGTCCGTTTCCGATGCGGTGTCAGAAGTCGCCGTTCGTGAGGAACTGCTTTCGTGGCATATCTCGGAGTCTTCCGATCGGATGTGGGTTCTCGCTCGCGTCGTAGGCGACCGTACCGCCATCACGGAGGCAGTCACACGGCTCACTGTCGTACACCGTTCTTCGTTCATGGCAATCGATCACGAGACGTTTTACGTGTACGCGGAGATGGCTGTACGGGAGGCCGATCGCGCGCTGTGGACCGCAGTCGAGCGACCGGGAACGGTGATCGTCCCTCCGATTGTGTACACCGACACCGGAATCGTACAGCTGACCGTGCTCGGCGAGGACACGGTTCTGCGCCGGATCGTCGAACACCTTCCAAACGAAATCGTCGTCTCCGTCGACCGTGTGAGCGAACATCGCCACGCGGACCGGTCACTCGCTGATCGTCTCACGCCCCGCCAACTCGAAGCTGTGACGATCGCACACGACCGGGGCTACTACGACGTTCCACGGACGGCTTCGCTTGAAGCAGTTGCGGACGCGTTGGACTGTTCGGAAAGCGCCGCTTCTGGTTTGCTCCGGCGGGCTGAACGGGCGTTAGTGTCCACTGCACTCGGTCGATGA
- a CDS encoding cytochrome P450, with protein MNTNETLGTETSGDSLSIPPGPNGLPLIGNTISFLHGGLDFADRLTEHGDVVRYTALGETFVVVSDPQLIESVLVSRNDEFWKGSFEVELGRLLAPNGLVFTEGEQWQTHRSLLQPEFTPERLRSHEASIRAVVSAAASEWSAEETIDLRTACSKLTLSILANTLFTIDLTTARGAVVREAASAIAARTDISRLTYIWPEWAPRTPTQRRFDRAMADLDELIEELICERRQTDTGDDLLGVLLSADAMDEDTVRDQLVTFLFAGHETTALALTYALWLLSGHPAVSERVRAERKTAPETVIKETLRLYPPTYLIYRETQHDVALGGYRISRGTTLQLPAYTVHRDPRWWNEPDAFVPDRWNETTDRPEYAYFPFGGGPRHCIGIRFAMTELNIALTELLQRLEFERITESLTPSPNALLEPGQVMMRVHQRAGDSRPT; from the coding sequence ATGAACACCAACGAGACGCTCGGTACGGAAACGTCTGGAGATAGCCTGTCGATTCCGCCGGGGCCGAACGGCCTTCCGCTGATCGGAAACACGATCAGCTTCCTGCATGGCGGACTCGATTTTGCCGACCGGCTCACCGAGCACGGTGACGTGGTCCGATACACTGCGCTCGGTGAGACGTTCGTCGTGGTGTCCGATCCACAGCTCATTGAATCGGTGTTGGTCTCGCGCAATGATGAGTTCTGGAAGGGAAGCTTCGAAGTCGAGTTAGGGAGGCTTCTCGCACCGAACGGACTGGTGTTCACCGAGGGCGAACAGTGGCAGACCCACCGATCTCTGCTTCAACCTGAGTTCACACCCGAGCGGCTCCGGTCTCACGAGGCATCGATCCGGGCGGTAGTCAGTGCTGCTGCCAGCGAGTGGAGTGCCGAAGAGACGATCGACCTCAGGACTGCGTGCTCAAAACTGACGCTATCAATCCTCGCAAACACCCTTTTTACGATCGATCTCACGACGGCACGCGGCGCGGTCGTTCGTGAGGCCGCGTCGGCGATCGCGGCACGAACAGATATTAGTCGTTTGACATACATCTGGCCGGAGTGGGCACCCCGGACGCCAACCCAACGACGCTTCGATCGTGCGATGGCCGACTTAGATGAGCTAATCGAGGAACTGATCTGCGAGCGCCGACAAACCGATACTGGCGACGATCTCCTTGGAGTGCTACTCTCGGCCGATGCGATGGACGAAGACACCGTGCGCGACCAGCTTGTGACGTTTCTGTTCGCTGGCCACGAGACGACCGCACTCGCCTTGACGTACGCACTGTGGCTTCTATCGGGACATCCAGCCGTCTCCGAACGAGTGCGAGCCGAACGGAAAACAGCGCCCGAAACCGTGATCAAAGAGACACTCCGCCTGTATCCACCCACCTATCTCATTTATCGAGAAACCCAGCACGACGTGGCGCTCGGTGGGTATCGGATCTCTCGCGGAACGACGCTCCAGCTTCCCGCGTACACGGTTCACCGGGATCCACGCTGGTGGAACGAACCGGACGCGTTCGTTCCTGATCGGTGGAACGAAACCACTGATCGACCCGAGTACGCGTATTTCCCATTCGGAGGCGGACCACGCCATTGCATCGGTATACGGTTTGCGATGACCGAACTGAACATTGCGCTCACAGAGTTGCTCCAGCGCCTCGAGTTCGAACGCATCACCGAATCACTCACACCATCACCGAACGCGCTACTCGAACCGGGGCAGGTGATGATGCGAGTCCACCAGCGAGCGGGGGATTCTCGACCCACGTGA